The Gasterosteus aculeatus chromosome 17, fGasAcu3.hap1.1, whole genome shotgun sequence genome includes a window with the following:
- the LOC120834573 gene encoding potassium channel subfamily K member 15-like, with protein MKSRNIRTLSLILSIFCYLLLGAAVFDALESDGESSRKSVLEQKLRELKKKYGFTEDDYGDVERVALQWQPHRAGRQWKFAGSFYFAITVVTTIVLGIPLTLVMFQSLGERINTAVRHLLRRAKRGLGLRETRVSMGNMVLVGLLSCMSTLCLGGAAFSYFEDWTFFNSYYYCFITLTTIGFGDFVALQKTNALQKRHSYVVFSFLYILVGLTVVGAFLNLVVLRFLTVSTEEPDQRPEAGQEGQATQPKDTRGGREASGAEAERSGVGYGDIEDGPGSLCDLSLPMEGGTSSLNLLASPLEEHGPVLPEPPKLSRPRRIRALFSCMCCENIYESPSAPRGDRTGGHSNPVFYNSISYRVDRASCSSRSASSQASPSSSALCAGKDNPHSRRKSL; from the exons ATGAAGTCGCGGAACATCAGGACcctctctctcatcctctccatcttctGCTACCTGCTCCTGGGAGCCGCCGTCTTCGACGCGCTGGAGTCGGACGGCGAGAGTTCCAGGAAAAGTGTGCTGGAGCAGAAGCTTCgcgagctgaagaagaagtaCGGCTTCACCGAGGACGACTACGGAGACGTGGAGCGGGTGGCGCTCCAGTGGCAGCCGCACCGCGCCGGGAGGCAGTGGAAGTTTGCCGGCTCTTTTTATTTCGCCATCACTGTTGTCACAACCATTG TCTTGGGCATCCCTCTGACCCTGGTCATGTTCCAGAGCCTGGGCGAGAGGATCAACACCGCCGTGCGCCACCTCCTGCGCAGAGCCAAGCGGGGCCTGGGCTTACGGGAGACCCGGGTGTCCATGGGGAACATGGTCCTGGTGGGTCTGCTGTCGTGCATGAGCACGCTGTGCCTGGGAGGCGCGGCCTTCTCCTACTTTGAGGactggaccttctttaattcctACTACTACTGCTTCATCACGCTCACCACTATTGGATTTGGGGACTTTGTGGCCCTGCAGAAGACAAATGCCCTCCAGAAGCGACACTCCTATGTGGTATTCAGCTTCCTGTACATTTTGGTCGGGCTGACAGTCGTTGGGGCTTTTCTGAACCTGGTGGTCCTGAGGTTTCTCACTGTCAGCACCGAGGAGCCCGACCAGAGGCCTGAAGCGGGGCAAGAGGGGCAGGCGACGCAGCCTAAGGAcacgcgggggggccgggaggcGTCCGGGGCGGAGGCAGAAAGGTCCGGCGTTGGCTATGGCGACATCGAAGACGGTCCCGGCAGCCTGTGCGACCTGAGCCTCCCCATGGAGGGGGGCACCAGCTCTCTGAATCTCCTCGCCTCTCCCCTAGAGGAGCACGGGCCGGTTTTACCCGAGCCACCAAAGCTCTCAAGGCCCCGCAGAATCAGGGCCTTGTTCTCCTGCATGTGCTGTGAGAACATTTACGAGAGCCCCTCGGCGCCTCGCGGCGACCGGACGGGCGGCCACAGCAACCCCGTCTTCTACAACTCCATCTCCTACAGGGTGGACCGAGCCTCTTGCAGCTCCCGCAGCGCGTCGTCACAGGCCTCCCCCAGCAGCTCAGCTCTCTGTGCGGGCAAGGACAACCCCCACTCCAGGAGAAAGTCACTATAA
- the LOC120835468 gene encoding opioid growth factor receptor: MKAFVKLLPMAAYDFFRLYSAFHWFRRRLCFLWRYTKLTGCAVYRYAVGWKPPINDHGSRGEVVLNIEDETPQVSPEGQREAAARERPAGLTRERPRFEDDSDDDGGEFDGEEYRVDPTDKLHCGYDSTWDAEESVGPSRRTTRPAAHNFMFSRFENAARDMQNYRHGYPNRQQSTRRDKLNLQFYLGMTRSVPDGVSIDGFHQDWYKDYDRLESVHSYIQWLFPLQEPGMNRDASILTTEEIEEFLQSNIAKENLLKSYKLMLDFYGIELSDEKTGEVRRACNWRDRFNNLNRQTHNNLRITRILKCLGTLGYRHYQAPLVHFFLKETLVHRELPQVRDSVLHYFVFAVLDKRERRRLLKFAYLSYDRREEFVWCPKKIQIKWSQGMSSRTELLHCEDGRQEEED; the protein is encoded by the exons ATGAAGGCGTTTGTCAAACTGCTCCCGATGGCCGCGTACGACTTCTTCCGCCTTTACTCCGCGTTCCACTGGTTCCGACGCCGCTTGTGTTTCCTTTGGCGCTACACTAAATTAACCGGATGCGCAGTGTACAGGTACGCGGTGGGCTGGAAGCCCCCGATAAACGACCACGGGAGCCGAGGCGAGGTGGTGTTAAACATCGAAGACGAAACTCCGCAGGTGAGTCCCGAGGGTCAACGTGAGGCCGCGGCCCGAGAGAGGCCCGCGGGGCTCACGCGCGAGCGGCCGAGGTTTGAGGACGACAGCGACGACGACGGCGGCGAGTTTGACGGCGAGGAGTACCGAGTCGATCCCACGGACAAGTTGCACTGTGGCTATGACTCAACGTGGGACGCCGAGGAGTCCGTGGGCCCGTCGAGGAGGACCACGAGACCAGCGGCGCACAAT TTCATGTTCAGCAGGTTTGAAAATGCTGCCAGAGACATGCAGAACTACAGGCACGGCTATCCT AACAGGCAGCAAAGCACAAGGCGG GACAAGCTAAATCTGCAGTTCTACCTTGGAATGACACGCTCAGTACCCGACG GCGTCTCTATAGATGGTTTCCACCAGGATTGGTACAAAGATTATGACAGACTGGAGTCTGTGCACTCCTACATTCAGTG GCTTTTCCCACTGCAGGAACCAGGGATGAACCGCGATGCCAGTATATTGACAACAGAAGAAATCGAG GAGTTTCTTCAAAGCAACATCGCAAAGGAAAATCTGTTGAAGTCTTACAAGCTCATGTTGGACTTCTATGGTATCGAGTTGAGTGATGAGAAAACGGGAGAAGTCAGGAGAGCGTGTAACTGGAGAGACCGATTCAACAACCTAAACAG ACAAACTCATAACAACCTGCGCATCACCCGCATCCTGAAGTGCCTGGGAACCCTGGGGTACCGCCACTATCAAGCGCCCCTGGTCCACTTCTTCCTGAAGGAGACCCTCGTCCATAGAGAACTGCCGCAAGTCAGGGACAGTGTCCTCCACTACTTTGTGTTCGCTGTTCTCGACAAGAGAGAACGCAGGAGACTCCTCAAGTTTGCCTATTTGAGCTACGACCGCAGGGAGGAGTTTGTGTGGTGCCCCAAGAAGATCCAGATAAAGTGGTCACAGGGAATGAGCAGCAGAACAGAGCTTCTGCACTGTGAGGACGGACGCCAAGAAGAGGAAGATTAA